A window of Chloracidobacterium sp. N contains these coding sequences:
- the recN gene encoding DNA repair protein RecN, giving the protein MLRQLNIENLAVVRRQQVRFGPGLTIVTGETGAGKSLVVDALALVVGGRATSDIIRAGETRAAVEALFDCPDHPEVRRILAEAELEAEDTLLIRREVALNGKGRLFINDQLCPVATVRALRPFLVDIHGQGDQQTLIFPAAHAGVLDAFGQHVELATATAEAFAAWHAAQQARERFEQEALHRRQRRDLLEFQRGDIERVAPADGEDEHLCRERTRLLHAERLLAAAAAGYDLLYEREASALTLVAQALRQVEDLAAADPALSEVLSTLEAARYGIEEAAFALRDYAETVVVSPERLREVESRLDDLDRLKRKYGGTLEQVLATLARIQAELAQVENDDAEQQRLAAAVEAAAARYRECALALRAARQAAAPRFEQALEHELPFLALPQARLVVAFDWRDAGAVATWESTGLEGVEFLFTSNPGEPPRPLSRVASGGELSRLMLAVKSILAPTDIPRTMVFDEVDVGISGRVAEAVGIRLRRLAERQQVLCITHQAQVARFGTTHLRVEKTVRHERTHTEIVALDMDARVEELARLLGGAVVTESARQAAREMLAPEGFVGAPTSQANC; this is encoded by the coding sequence ATGCTCAGGCAACTCAATATCGAAAATCTGGCCGTCGTGCGTCGGCAGCAGGTGCGGTTTGGTCCGGGGCTGACCATTGTCACCGGGGAGACGGGCGCCGGGAAATCACTCGTTGTGGATGCCCTGGCCCTGGTGGTGGGGGGGCGCGCCACTTCGGACATCATCCGGGCCGGCGAGACGCGGGCCGCGGTCGAAGCCCTCTTTGATTGTCCTGACCACCCGGAGGTCAGGCGTATCCTTGCCGAGGCCGAGTTGGAAGCTGAGGATACCCTGCTCATCCGGCGCGAGGTGGCCCTCAACGGGAAGGGAAGGCTGTTCATCAATGACCAGTTGTGCCCGGTGGCTACGGTGCGGGCGCTGCGACCGTTCCTGGTGGACATTCACGGTCAGGGCGATCAGCAGACATTGATTTTTCCGGCGGCGCATGCCGGTGTGCTCGATGCCTTTGGCCAGCACGTGGAACTGGCGACGGCCACGGCGGAAGCCTTCGCCGCCTGGCACGCGGCGCAGCAGGCACGGGAGCGGTTTGAACAGGAGGCGCTGCACCGGCGGCAGCGGCGCGATCTGCTCGAATTCCAGCGCGGGGACATCGAGCGGGTGGCGCCGGCGGACGGGGAAGATGAACACCTGTGCCGTGAACGGACGCGGCTGCTGCACGCGGAGCGGCTGCTGGCGGCGGCCGCGGCCGGGTACGATCTGCTCTACGAGCGTGAAGCTTCGGCGCTGACGCTGGTGGCGCAGGCGCTCCGTCAGGTGGAGGATTTGGCCGCGGCCGATCCGGCGCTGTCGGAAGTCCTTTCCACCCTGGAAGCCGCGCGCTACGGCATCGAGGAAGCTGCCTTTGCCCTCCGGGACTACGCTGAGACCGTCGTCGTTTCCCCCGAGCGGTTGCGCGAAGTCGAGTCCCGGCTCGATGATCTGGACCGGCTCAAGCGCAAGTATGGCGGCACCCTGGAGCAGGTTCTGGCAACGCTGGCCCGGATTCAGGCGGAACTGGCCCAGGTCGAAAACGACGATGCCGAGCAGCAGCGGCTGGCGGCAGCCGTTGAAGCGGCGGCGGCCCGGTATCGGGAATGCGCCCTGGCGCTGCGGGCGGCCCGGCAGGCGGCCGCGCCGCGTTTCGAGCAGGCGCTCGAACATGAGTTGCCGTTTCTGGCCCTTCCACAGGCGCGGTTGGTCGTCGCCTTCGACTGGCGGGATGCCGGGGCGGTGGCGACGTGGGAGAGCACCGGCCTGGAAGGGGTCGAGTTTTTGTTTACCTCGAATCCAGGCGAGCCGCCGCGTCCGCTGTCGAGGGTGGCCTCCGGCGGAGAACTGTCCCGGCTGATGCTGGCCGTGAAATCCATCCTTGCGCCGACAGATATTCCGCGTACGATGGTTTTTGACGAAGTTGACGTGGGGATCAGCGGGCGGGTGGCGGAGGCGGTGGGTATCCGTCTGCGTCGCCTGGCCGAGCGTCAGCAGGTGCTGTGCATCACGCACCAGGCCCAGGTGGCGCGCTTTGGCACCACCCACCTGCGGGTGGAAAAGACCGTGCGCCATGAGCGGACGCACACGGAGATTGTGGCGCTGGATATGGATGCGCGGGTGGAGGAGCTGGCCCGGCTGCTGGGCGGGGCCGTCGTCACCGAGTCAGCGCGCCAGGCGGCGCGGGAAATGCTGGCGCCGGAAGGTTTTGTCGGCGCGCCGACATCTCAGGCTAATTGTTGA
- a CDS encoding aldehyde dehydrogenase family protein, protein MSTPAKKTVTNARKKATAPPTYANYIQGAWVASKNGEVFANHNPADTRDIVGYFPHSTAEDIEAAVAAAAEAYPRWRLVPPPKRAEYIFRVGEILIRDKEAISHDMTREMGKVLKETRGDTQEAIDMAYFVAGEGRRLYGQTTTSELANKFAMTVRDAIGVCGLITPWNFPIAIPSWKILPAILCGNTVVIKPAEDTPLSVYRFVKAFEEAGLPPGVVNLVTGYGETAGAPLVTHPTIRLVSFTGSTQVGRIIATQAADKGKKCSLEMGGKNAIVVMDDANLELAVEGAVWGAFGTAGQRCTAASRLIVHKKVIKKFTQMLVERTQALRVGPGLDPASEVGPVVNQDQLERVLHYIDIGRTRDKAKLLCGGTRLTEGDLAHGYFIAPTVFGDVAPQSVIAQEEIFGPVTAIIPCQDFEDAITIANGVGYGLSAAIYTSDINRAFQAMRDLETGICYVNAPTIGAEVHLPFGGIKGTGNGHREGGVQAFEIFSEWKTLYVDFSGRLQKAQITD, encoded by the coding sequence ATGTCCACACCGGCCAAGAAAACCGTCACCAACGCCAGAAAAAAGGCGACCGCTCCCCCCACCTATGCCAACTACATCCAAGGCGCCTGGGTGGCTTCCAAAAACGGTGAAGTCTTTGCCAACCACAACCCGGCCGACACCCGCGACATCGTCGGCTACTTTCCCCACTCGACGGCCGAGGACATCGAAGCGGCCGTGGCCGCCGCCGCCGAAGCCTACCCCCGGTGGCGGCTTGTTCCACCACCCAAGCGTGCCGAGTACATCTTCCGGGTGGGCGAAATTCTCATCCGTGACAAGGAAGCCATCTCCCACGACATGACCCGGGAAATGGGCAAAGTGCTCAAGGAAACCCGCGGCGACACCCAGGAAGCCATTGACATGGCCTACTTCGTCGCCGGTGAAGGACGGCGGCTCTACGGGCAGACGACCACCTCCGAACTGGCCAACAAGTTTGCCATGACCGTCCGGGATGCCATCGGTGTGTGCGGGCTCATCACTCCCTGGAATTTCCCCATCGCCATCCCCTCGTGGAAAATTCTGCCGGCGATCCTGTGCGGCAACACGGTGGTCATCAAACCCGCCGAGGATACGCCGCTTTCGGTGTACCGCTTTGTCAAGGCCTTTGAGGAAGCCGGGCTGCCGCCGGGCGTCGTCAACCTCGTGACCGGTTACGGGGAGACCGCTGGCGCGCCGCTCGTCACGCACCCGACCATCCGCCTCGTGTCCTTTACCGGCTCGACCCAGGTGGGACGGATCATCGCCACCCAGGCCGCTGACAAAGGCAAGAAGTGCAGCCTTGAAATGGGCGGAAAAAACGCCATCGTCGTCATGGACGACGCCAATCTCGAACTCGCCGTCGAAGGCGCGGTCTGGGGCGCTTTCGGAACGGCCGGCCAGCGGTGCACTGCCGCGTCCCGCCTCATCGTCCACAAGAAAGTCATCAAAAAGTTTACCCAGATGCTCGTCGAACGCACCCAGGCGCTGCGCGTCGGCCCCGGCCTTGATCCCGCCAGCGAAGTCGGCCCCGTGGTCAACCAGGACCAGCTCGAACGGGTGCTCCACTACATTGACATCGGGCGGACCCGGGACAAAGCCAAACTGCTCTGCGGCGGAACGCGCCTTACCGAAGGCGACCTGGCCCATGGCTACTTCATCGCCCCCACCGTCTTCGGCGACGTAGCCCCGCAGTCCGTCATTGCCCAGGAAGAAATCTTCGGCCCCGTGACGGCCATCATCCCCTGCCAGGATTTTGAAGACGCCATCACCATTGCCAATGGCGTCGGCTATGGCCTCTCGGCCGCGATCTACACCAGCGACATCAACCGTGCCTTCCAGGCCATGCGCGATCTTGAAACCGGCATCTGCTACGTCAACGCTCCGACCATCGGCGCGGAAGTGCACCTGCCGTTCGGCGGCATCAAGGGCACCGGCAACGGCCACCGGGAAGGCGGCGTGCAGGCATTTGAGATTTTCTCGGAGTGGAAAACGCTCTACGTTGACTTCAGTGGACGGCTTCAAAAGGCCCAAATCACCGACTAA
- a CDS encoding ParB/RepB/Spo0J family partition protein, with product MSKRGLPSTVRMRHESHYVEELWTRTGAPIGRMIPIDRLEPNPNQPRIEFGDLEELTNSIREKGVLEPLLVRPAEVGGRFMIISGERRYRASLLAGLRELPCIEMDVDDRAVAEIALIENLQRKDLTPFEEAEGLTALAERFSYTHEEMARKLGKSRSSITESLAIGGLSPEIRELCRQAGITSKSTLLQIVRRPSDEDRRALIARIRQLGLTRDAVRQTTKTKKRATPFRFRFQEPARTFTLDLKFRKSDVDKRQVVAALKQVVDELERELEAGPSEASQPGE from the coding sequence GTGTCTAAACGCGGGTTGCCATCCACCGTGCGCATGCGCCACGAGTCGCACTACGTCGAGGAACTCTGGACGCGCACGGGCGCGCCCATCGGGCGCATGATCCCGATTGATCGGCTGGAGCCGAATCCCAACCAGCCACGGATTGAGTTTGGCGACCTGGAGGAGCTGACCAACTCGATCCGCGAAAAGGGCGTGCTGGAGCCGCTGCTGGTGCGTCCGGCCGAGGTCGGGGGGCGGTTCATGATTATTTCCGGGGAGCGGCGCTACCGGGCCAGTCTGCTGGCCGGATTGCGCGAGTTGCCCTGTATCGAAATGGACGTGGACGACCGCGCGGTGGCGGAGATTGCCCTCATCGAAAACCTTCAGCGCAAGGACCTGACGCCATTCGAGGAAGCTGAAGGGTTGACGGCGCTGGCCGAACGGTTCAGCTACACGCACGAGGAAATGGCCCGCAAGCTGGGGAAGTCCCGGTCCAGTATCACGGAGTCGCTGGCCATTGGCGGCCTGTCGCCCGAAATCCGGGAACTGTGCCGCCAGGCCGGCATCACCTCGAAATCCACCCTGCTCCAGATTGTGCGCCGGCCGTCGGATGAGGATCGCCGGGCGCTCATCGCCCGGATTCGCCAGCTTGGACTGACCCGCGATGCCGTCCGCCAGACGACCAAGACCAAAAAACGTGCTACGCCCTTCCGCTTTCGTTTTCAGGAACCGGCGCGTACCTTCACCCTGGACCTGAAGTTTCGCAAGTCGGACGTGGATAAACGGCAGGTCGTGGCAGCGCTGAAACAGGTGGTGGACGAACTGGAGCGCGAACTTGAAGCCGGCCCGTCAGAGGCCAGCCAGCCAGGGGAATAG
- a CDS encoding dienelactone hydrolase family protein, producing the protein MAGQRTALTAHNLSVPGYLSLPAANGPGVIVLQEWWGLVPHIETVADRLAEAGYTAFAPDLYQGQSTTSPDEAGKLMMALNIAQTAGQLRAVVQALLEHPSTQGHPKVGVIGFCMGGQLALYAACENPDIGACVDFYGIHPNVKPDFANLSAPVLGIFAEKDAFVTPEAVAALRQELDRHGKTYDFETYPGTDHAFFNDTRPEVYHPDAAYDAWDRVLRFFKTHLP; encoded by the coding sequence ATGGCTGGACAACGTACCGCACTCACCGCGCACAACCTCAGCGTACCGGGCTATCTGAGCCTTCCGGCGGCGAATGGCCCGGGCGTCATCGTCCTTCAGGAATGGTGGGGCCTCGTGCCGCACATTGAAACCGTTGCTGACCGGCTGGCCGAAGCCGGTTACACGGCATTTGCGCCCGACCTCTACCAGGGGCAATCCACAACCTCCCCCGACGAAGCCGGGAAACTCATGATGGCGCTCAACATTGCCCAGACCGCCGGGCAGTTGCGCGCCGTCGTTCAGGCGCTCCTGGAACACCCCTCAACCCAGGGGCACCCCAAGGTCGGTGTGATTGGTTTCTGTATGGGCGGCCAGTTGGCCCTGTATGCAGCCTGTGAAAACCCGGACATCGGCGCCTGCGTGGACTTCTACGGCATCCACCCCAACGTCAAACCCGACTTCGCCAATCTGTCCGCGCCGGTGCTGGGCATCTTTGCCGAAAAGGACGCCTTCGTGACCCCGGAAGCCGTGGCGGCCCTGCGGCAGGAACTCGACCGGCACGGAAAGACCTACGACTTCGAGACCTATCCCGGCACCGACCATGCGTTTTTCAACGATACGCGCCCCGAAGTCTATCACCCTGATGCTGCCTACGACGCCTGGGACCGCGTCCTGCGCTTTTTCAAGACCCACCTGCCATAG
- a CDS encoding DegQ family serine endoprotease: MTHYQTIVPSHITRTLTTHTLHLKTWLAVSLLTLTALLGGIGGTVAARWLTPAAPASTPPPPAADRPAATETLPVTGLSPVVKATLPAVVNISTTKATRGQLDPGLGLPFFPDIFGPLPQQRPANSLGSGVVVSPDGYLLTNHHVVDGASDIKVTFADGRSLKAKLVGTDPKTDIAVLKVDEKNLPAIPLGDSNQLEVGDFVLAIGNPFDLGQTVTFGIVSALGRGNLGIETYEDFIQTDAAINPGNSGGALVNLQGKLVGINTAIIARGAQGNQGIGFAVPVSMARMVMEQLISKGRVVRGYLGVTLQDLNEALAKQFGVTGNRGVVITDVTADSPASRAGLQPGDVILEFNGQPVRDLRTLRLTVAQTPPGTTVQLRILRNKTPRDISAKLDELPEDQPLGALPGGGEDDRPNAPAGSALPGVTVGELSPAVRSRLNLKSGVIVRGVQPGSPAAEAGLQRDDIILQVNQQPVSSVAAFDAAVRQSQGEVLVRIFRGGANLFLVVPRDRN, encoded by the coding sequence ATGACGCATTATCAGACGATTGTACCAAGCCACATCACACGTACCCTGACCACCCATACGCTCCACCTCAAAACCTGGCTCGCCGTCAGCCTCCTCACCCTGACGGCCCTGCTCGGCGGCATCGGCGGCACGGTGGCTGCCCGCTGGCTCACCCCAGCCGCCCCCGCCAGCACCCCGCCCCCACCAGCGGCCGACCGCCCCGCCGCAACCGAAACCCTGCCCGTCACCGGACTTTCTCCGGTTGTCAAGGCGACCCTCCCCGCCGTCGTCAACATCTCGACGACCAAAGCCACCCGGGGACAACTCGACCCCGGCCTGGGACTGCCCTTCTTTCCCGACATCTTTGGCCCACTGCCCCAGCAGCGCCCGGCCAACAGCCTGGGCTCCGGCGTCGTCGTCAGTCCCGACGGCTACCTGCTCACCAACCACCACGTCGTGGACGGCGCCAGCGACATCAAGGTGACGTTTGCCGACGGACGCAGCCTCAAGGCCAAGCTCGTCGGCACGGACCCCAAAACCGACATTGCCGTTCTCAAGGTGGATGAAAAGAACCTGCCGGCCATCCCGCTTGGTGATTCCAACCAGCTCGAAGTCGGCGATTTCGTCCTGGCCATCGGCAATCCCTTCGACCTCGGTCAAACCGTGACCTTCGGCATCGTCAGCGCCCTGGGGCGTGGCAACCTTGGCATTGAAACCTATGAAGACTTCATCCAGACCGACGCCGCCATCAACCCCGGCAACTCCGGTGGCGCGCTTGTCAATCTTCAGGGCAAACTCGTCGGCATCAACACAGCCATCATTGCCCGTGGGGCCCAGGGCAACCAAGGCATCGGCTTTGCCGTCCCCGTCAGCATGGCGCGGATGGTCATGGAGCAGCTTATCAGCAAGGGGCGTGTCGTACGCGGCTACCTGGGCGTCACCCTGCAGGACCTCAATGAGGCTCTCGCCAAACAGTTCGGCGTCACTGGCAACCGGGGCGTGGTTATCACCGATGTCACAGCCGACAGCCCGGCCAGCCGCGCCGGACTTCAGCCGGGCGACGTGATTCTGGAATTCAACGGGCAACCCGTCCGCGACCTGCGCACCCTGCGGCTGACCGTGGCCCAAACCCCTCCCGGCACGACCGTCCAGCTCAGGATTCTCCGCAACAAGACGCCGCGCGACATCAGCGCCAAGCTCGATGAACTGCCCGAAGACCAACCCCTGGGCGCTCTGCCGGGGGGTGGTGAGGATGACCGTCCCAATGCTCCGGCCGGAAGCGCCCTGCCGGGCGTGACCGTCGGCGAGTTGTCCCCGGCCGTCCGCAGCCGCCTCAACCTCAAGAGCGGGGTCATCGTGCGGGGCGTCCAGCCGGGCAGCCCGGCGGCCGAAGCCGGTCTTCAGCGCGATGACATCATCCTCCAGGTCAACCAGCAGCCTGTCTCCAGCGTCGCCGCCTTTGACGCGGCTGTGCGCCAGAGCCAGGGCGAGGTGCTGGTGCGCATCTTCCGGGGTGGCGCCAACCTGTTCCTGGTGGTTCCACGGGACCGCAACTGA
- a CDS encoding ParA family protein: MGTGNGHHPRRLDTCLVIAVANQKGGVGKTTTSINLAAGLALRGRRVLLLDLDPQANSTLSYLPYEAAGLSAYDFLMDVKLDPVTIVQPTPVPGLDILPSRISLAKLESRLVGEFDAPYRLKDRLEALRRVYDVIVIDTPPTLGLITVNALVAASHVLIPIQSSYFAMEGTDDLLETIDKVKARPNPNLQVLGVVITLHDKRTALARDIYRQIYEVFGDKVFETVISKSVRLEESPAYRESIFTFAPQSSGAVEYARLCEEVLRRV; encoded by the coding sequence ATGGGCACGGGGAACGGACATCACCCACGACGACTGGACACCTGTCTGGTCATTGCTGTTGCCAATCAGAAGGGAGGCGTCGGCAAGACGACGACTTCGATTAACCTGGCGGCCGGGCTGGCGCTGCGCGGGCGGCGCGTGCTGCTGCTGGACCTCGATCCCCAGGCGAACAGTACGCTGTCCTATCTGCCCTACGAAGCCGCCGGGTTGTCCGCCTATGACTTCCTCATGGATGTCAAGCTCGATCCCGTCACCATTGTGCAACCGACGCCCGTTCCGGGACTCGACATTCTGCCGTCCCGCATCAGTCTGGCGAAGCTCGAATCCCGTCTGGTGGGGGAATTCGACGCTCCCTACCGTCTCAAGGACCGCCTGGAAGCCCTCCGTCGCGTCTATGATGTCATTGTCATTGATACCCCGCCCACGCTGGGACTGATTACGGTCAATGCCCTGGTGGCCGCCTCCCACGTGCTCATTCCCATTCAGTCCTCCTACTTCGCCATGGAGGGAACGGATGACCTGCTGGAAACCATTGACAAGGTCAAGGCACGCCCCAATCCGAACTTGCAGGTGCTGGGAGTGGTCATTACGCTGCACGACAAGCGGACGGCCCTGGCACGGGACATCTATCGCCAGATTTACGAAGTCTTCGGGGACAAGGTGTTTGAGACGGTGATTTCCAAGTCCGTGCGGCTGGAAGAAAGCCCCGCCTACCGGGAGTCCATCTTTACCTTTGCGCCTCAGTCGAGTGGTGCGGTCGAATACGCCAGGCTTTGTGAGGAGGTGTTGCGTCGTGTCTAA
- the xerD gene encoding site-specific tyrosine recombinase XerD — protein sequence MARDIVTEFLAYLRVERGLSANTLDAYRRDLTKLTHFAAARQKEVLTLERSDITAFIESLFRSGLDARSVERALVVVRNLYRFLVLDGHRRTDPTVSLVPPRSWQTLPKFLTPEEVERLLQQADITTEAGARDRAMLELLYATGLRVSELCRLKLGDVNREAGYLVCLGKGSKERQVPIGRSALAALTRYLHFRAARPSGMEESQYLFITARGKPMTRQLCWKMVSEYGQRAGLGAVTPHMIRHTFATHLLERGADLRSVQMLLGHADLTTTQIYTHVTAEHLRETYRKCHPRH from the coding sequence ATGGCACGGGACATCGTCACGGAATTCCTGGCCTACCTGCGGGTCGAACGCGGGCTGTCAGCCAATACACTGGATGCCTACCGGCGCGATTTGACCAAGCTGACGCACTTTGCGGCCGCCCGGCAGAAAGAGGTGCTGACGCTGGAGCGGAGTGACATCACGGCATTTATCGAGTCCCTGTTCAGGAGCGGACTCGATGCCCGTTCCGTTGAACGGGCGCTGGTGGTGGTGCGCAATCTCTACAGGTTTCTGGTGCTTGATGGCCACCGGCGCACCGATCCGACCGTCTCGCTTGTACCGCCCCGGAGCTGGCAGACGCTGCCCAAGTTTCTGACCCCGGAGGAAGTCGAGCGGCTGCTTCAGCAGGCGGACATCACGACTGAAGCGGGTGCGCGTGACCGGGCAATGCTGGAGTTGCTCTATGCCACGGGCCTGCGGGTGTCGGAGCTGTGCCGCCTCAAGCTGGGGGATGTCAACCGCGAGGCGGGCTACCTAGTGTGCCTGGGAAAGGGGAGCAAGGAGCGCCAGGTGCCGATTGGGCGCTCGGCGTTGGCGGCCCTGACGCGCTATCTCCACTTCCGGGCGGCACGTCCCTCCGGGATGGAGGAGAGCCAGTACCTCTTCATCACGGCGCGGGGCAAACCGATGACGCGCCAGCTCTGCTGGAAGATGGTCTCGGAGTACGGGCAGCGGGCGGGACTCGGAGCCGTGACCCCGCACATGATTCGGCACACCTTTGCGACCCACCTGCTCGAACGCGGGGCGGACCTGCGTTCGGTACAGATGCTGCTTGGGCATGCCGATCTGACGACGACCCAAATCTACACCCATGTCACGGCGGAGCATCTCCGCGAGACCTACCGGAAGTGCCACCCACGGCACTGA
- the purB gene encoding adenylosuccinate lyase, which yields MIPRYALPEMTALWSDERRFATWLDIELAVCEVQAELGLIPAEAAADIRARAHFTVARIAEIEQTTRHDVIAFTTAVAEQIGPAARYLHFGLTSSDVVDTANAILMRDACDLLLRRLDALAEALRVRACEHKHTVMIGRTHGVHAEPTTFGLVLALYYADLQRNRRRLQQARHTVAVGKLSGAVGTFAHLDPEVEARVCARLGLRPDPISTQVIQRDRHAELLLTLALIGAGLEKIALEVRHLQRTEVREAREAFGTGQKGSSAMPHKRNPIVSEQLCGLARVLRANAQAALENIALWHERDISHSSVERIILPDSCILTDYMLVKSTELITRLVVDADRMRANLDSLGGVTFSGGLLLTLVQRGLTREAAYALVQRLALRAWDEGRDFLTLASQDAELQQLLTPDELRRQCDLAYQLRHVDKLFQRVFEAPTGEAFPFGEDHCHQPGGPRGVDGEAELF from the coding sequence ATGATCCCACGCTATGCCCTGCCTGAAATGACCGCCCTGTGGAGCGACGAACGGCGCTTTGCCACCTGGCTGGACATTGAACTCGCCGTGTGTGAAGTCCAGGCCGAGCTGGGCCTCATCCCGGCCGAAGCCGCCGCCGACATCCGCGCCAGGGCACACTTCACCGTCGCGCGCATTGCCGAAATCGAGCAGACCACACGCCACGATGTCATTGCCTTCACCACGGCGGTCGCCGAACAGATCGGACCCGCCGCCCGCTACCTCCACTTCGGACTCACCTCATCGGATGTCGTGGATACCGCCAACGCCATCCTCATGCGCGACGCCTGCGACCTGCTCCTGCGCCGCCTCGACGCCCTCGCCGAAGCCCTCCGGGTGCGCGCCTGCGAACACAAGCACACGGTCATGATCGGACGCACCCACGGCGTCCACGCCGAGCCGACGACCTTCGGTCTCGTCCTGGCGCTGTACTACGCTGACCTCCAGCGCAACCGCCGCCGGCTTCAGCAGGCACGCCACACCGTCGCCGTCGGCAAACTCTCCGGCGCCGTCGGCACCTTTGCCCACCTTGACCCGGAAGTGGAAGCCCGCGTCTGCGCCCGGCTCGGCCTGCGCCCGGACCCAATCAGCACCCAGGTCATTCAGCGCGACCGCCATGCCGAACTCCTGCTGACGCTGGCCCTGATTGGCGCCGGACTGGAGAAGATCGCCCTCGAAGTCCGCCACCTGCAACGGACGGAAGTCCGTGAAGCCCGCGAAGCCTTCGGCACCGGCCAGAAAGGCTCCTCGGCCATGCCCCACAAGCGCAACCCCATTGTCTCGGAACAACTCTGCGGACTGGCGCGCGTGCTCCGCGCCAACGCCCAGGCGGCCCTTGAAAACATCGCCCTCTGGCACGAGCGCGACATTTCACACTCCAGCGTCGAGCGCATCATCCTGCCGGATAGCTGTATCCTGACCGACTACATGCTGGTCAAAAGCACCGAACTCATCACCCGCCTCGTCGTGGACGCCGACCGCATGCGCGCCAACCTCGACAGTCTGGGCGGCGTCACCTTCTCCGGTGGCCTCCTGCTGACGCTCGTCCAGCGCGGACTGACACGGGAAGCCGCCTATGCCCTCGTGCAGCGCCTGGCGCTCCGGGCCTGGGACGAAGGCCGCGACTTCCTCACCCTGGCCAGCCAGGACGCCGAACTTCAGCAGTTGCTCACACCGGATGAACTCCGCCGGCAGTGTGACCTTGCCTACCAGCTCCGCCATGTGGACAAACTGTTCCAGCGGGTTTTTGAAGCTCCAACCGGCGAGGCGTTCCCGTTTGGGGAAGACCACTGCCACCAGCCGGGAGGCCCCCGCGGCGTGGACGGCGAGGCGGAACTTTTCTAA
- a CDS encoding bifunctional nuclease family protein has protein sequence MEREMKIRGLMIDPAANTPIVVLKEVNGDQLLPIWVGPFEANAIAFEIEKMSPPRPMTHDLLRNLILQMDGRVRRVVVTELRNNTFYAVIELEVAGKMLFLDARPSDAIALALRVDAPIFVHESVLENSTSVIVERQDEEPSEKGDDLEFDWPDEIDESDIGRG, from the coding sequence ATGGAACGTGAGATGAAGATTCGGGGGCTGATGATTGACCCGGCGGCGAACACCCCCATCGTCGTGCTCAAGGAAGTCAACGGCGACCAGTTGCTGCCCATCTGGGTCGGACCCTTCGAGGCCAATGCCATTGCCTTTGAAATCGAAAAGATGTCGCCGCCGCGCCCGATGACCCACGACCTGTTGCGCAACCTGATCCTGCAGATGGATGGACGGGTGCGTCGGGTCGTGGTGACGGAGCTGCGCAACAACACGTTCTATGCCGTCATCGAACTCGAAGTTGCCGGCAAGATGCTGTTTCTGGATGCGCGTCCCAGCGATGCCATTGCCCTGGCGCTCCGGGTGGATGCGCCGATTTTCGTCCATGAGTCCGTGCTGGAGAACTCAACCTCGGTCATCGTGGAGCGTCAGGACGAGGAGCCATCAGAGAAGGGGGATGATCTGGAGTTTGACTGGCCCGATGAAATTGACGAATCCGACATCGGGCGCGGTTAG
- a CDS encoding single-stranded DNA-binding protein has protein sequence MSFNKIIIYGHLGRDPEMRFTPQGVPVCTFSVATSERKKGQGDSEPTETTTWFRITAWRNLAETANKYLKKGSPVYIEGRLSAREWTDNEGTKRTSLEVTATELHLMGSRSSGEESGDAEPEAEARAGRDTPKKPAEDEAVPF, from the coding sequence ATGTCGTTCAACAAAATCATCATCTACGGCCACCTCGGACGCGACCCCGAAATGCGCTTCACCCCACAGGGCGTTCCCGTCTGCACCTTTTCCGTTGCCACCAGCGAGCGTAAAAAGGGACAGGGCGACAGCGAGCCGACGGAAACCACGACCTGGTTCCGTATCACGGCCTGGCGCAATCTGGCGGAAACGGCCAACAAGTATCTCAAAAAAGGCAGCCCGGTCTATATCGAAGGCCGGCTCAGCGCCCGCGAGTGGACGGACAACGAGGGAACCAAACGGACCTCGCTCGAAGTCACGGCCACAGAGCTGCACCTGATGGGCAGCCGGAGCAGCGGCGAAGAATCCGGCGACGCCGAACCCGAAGCTGAAGCGAGAGCGGGCCGGGATACTCCGAAAAAGCCCGCCGAAGACGAGGCGGTTCCATTCTGA